The sequence TATATGCTGTGATAGCACCAGGGGCGTTGGCACAGCGTCTTATGGCGGATTGTAAGAGATTTTCGGGAGTGGCTGAAACTTCGCTCCCAGATCCTATAAGGGTCAGTAAGGAACAGGCGGAACTATGAGCGACGGCAACGAGCGCAATCAAGACGGTAAGCAGGCAGAGACTCCTAAATCTGGAGCCTCTAAAGAAACACAGAGCAGGAGTGGACGCCTGTCCTTGCGTCCTGCCGGCCGTAAAGAAGTCGGTCGTACAGTAGATGCAGGCTCGGTGCGTCAGAGCTTTAGCCACGGGCGCTCAAAAGAAGTGCGCGTCGAAGTAAGACGTCCGAAGCGCAATAATTCAGCAGCGGGTGGTGGTGTAGGCCGTGCCCGTGGAGCTGCTGGAGCACGCGGCCTGACAGCCTCTGAGCAGGAAAAACGCCAACGCGTTTTAGAGATGCAAAAGCAGCGTCTTGCAGAGGAAGAAGCAGCACGACGCGAAGCGGAAAAAATTAGAATCCGCTCGGCAGCTGAAGAAGAAGCACGCCGTCAGGCTGAAGAGGCTGCGAAGCTTGAAGAGCAGGCAGCTAAAGCGCGTGAAGAGCAGGAAGTTGCTCAGCAAGTTATGGCTGAAGAAGAAGCCAAGAAAGCAGAACGTAAGAAAGAAGAATCTGCTCCTCCTCCACCGCTTGATTATGGCAATGCACCTTCAGGTGGTGTGCAGTTGGCAGCGCCAACCAAGCGTCTTCGTCCTCTGGCCGAGCGTGCGATCATGCCAGAGCGGCCTGTAGCAACACGCTCACCTCGTGATGAGGGGCGCACTCCTAAAGCGAGTGAGACACTTCATTTGCGTAGTGGCCGTGCCGCTCTTGAAGCTTCTATGGCTGAAGAAGAAGGCCGGCGCGGTGGCGGCGGTGGTGGCGGTGGGGCGCGTCGTTCCTCCGCAGCATCATCGCGTCGCTCATCATCACGCAAAGGTGGTGGTAATCAAGATCGTCGTTCAGGTCGTATTGATATTCAAGCGGCTATTGAAGGAGATGACGGTAAGACACGTTCACTGGCATCTGTCCGTCGTCAACGTGATCGTGAACGCCGTCAGGCTGAATTAGAACGTTTACGTTCTGACCAAGTGCGCGTTGTGCGTGATGTTATTGTACCAGAAACAATTTCTGTTGCTGAGCTTGCTAACCGTATGGCGTCCCGCCAGGGTGAAGTCATCAAGGCGCTTATGAAAATGGGTGTTATGGCGACAGCTGCACAGAGTATTGATGGTGATACAGCTGAATTGATCGTTACTGAATTTGGCCATCGCGTTAAACGCGTTGCTGAGAGTGACGTAGAACTGGGTATTGAGGGTATTGAGGATCGCGAAGAAGATCTACAACCTCGTCCTCCCGTCGTGACTGTTATGGGCCATGTTGATCATGGTAAAACATCACTTCTTGATGCATTGCGCTCGGCTGTTGTTGCTGAGGGTGAAGCTGGGGGCATTACCCAACATATTGGGGCCTATCAGGTTACGTTACCTTCTAAGCAAAAGATTACTTTCATTGACACACCTGGCCACGAAGCCTTTACGGCAATGCGTGCTCGCGGTGCTTCTGTCACTGATATTGTGATCTTGGTTGTTGCGGCAGATGATGGTGTTATGCCACAAACTGTTGAAGCGATTAAACACGCCAAGGCAGCTAACGTTCCTGTTATTGTCGCGATTAACAAAATGGATAAGCCAGGGGCTGATCCTAACCGTGTGCGCAACGAACTGCTTAACCACGAAATTGTTGTGGAAAGCATGAGTGGTGATACACAGGATGTTGAAATTTCAGCACAGAAAAAAACAGGGCTGGATAAGCTATTAGAAGCTATCACGCTCCAGGCTGAAATTCTTGACCTCAAAGCCAATCCAAATCGTGTTGCAGAAGGCGCTGTTATTGAAAGCCGACTTGATCGCGGTCGTGGTGCAGTTGCTACTGTTCTGGTTCAAAAGGGTACCCTTCATAGCGGCGATATTGTTGTGGCCGGAGCAGAATGGGGCCGTGTCCGCGCTCTGTTAGATGATCGTGGGCGTCAGAGCAAAGAGGCTGGCCCATCAATGCCCGTTGAAATACTGGGTATGACGGGCGTGCCTGATGCTGGCTCACCATTCGTTGTCGTTGAGAGTGATTCACGTGCACGTGAAATCAGTGAATTCCGTCAGCGTGTCATTCGCGAAAAACTCAATGCACATCAGGTTGCTGCGCGCGGCACACTGGATCAGATGTTGGCTCGTATTCAGGCAGGAGAGCAAAAAGAGGTTGCACTTCTGGTAAAAGCTGATGTTCAGGGTTCAGCCGAAGCTGTTTCTGCTACTGTGCAAAAACTGTCACATGAAGAAGTGATTGTTCGTGTGCTGAATGCAACAGTGGGTCAAATCACGGAGAGCGATGTTCAGCTTGCTAAGGCATCCAATGCTGTAATCGTGGCTTTCAATGTTCGTGCGACAACGCAGGCCCGTGAATTAGCTCGCCAAGAAGGCGTTGATATTCGCTATTATTCCATTATTTACCAGGTTGCCGATGATGTTGAGCAGCTTGTTAAAGGAAAAATTGCGCCGAAACATCGCGAAAAATTCCTTGGTTATGCTGAAATCCGTCAGGTCTTTAGCATTACCCGGGTTGGTAAAGTTGCTGGCTGTTATGTCACAGAAGGCGTGGTCAAACGTGGCTGTGGTGTTCGCCTCCTACGCGAGAACGTCGTTATTCACGAAGGTGAATTAAGTCAGTTGAAGCGCTTTAAGGACGATGTAAAAGAAGTTGCTCGTGGTTATGAGTGTGGTCTTTCTTTCGCAGGTTATAACGATCTACGTGAGGGAGATGTCGTTGAATGTTTTGAAATGGAAGTGATTCCCACTTGAAAAAACGCTCTCAATACGACTTTTCAGGGCCTGTAGGAGAAGATCCCACAGGCCCTTCAATGCGCCAGCGTCGTGTTAATGAAGAAGTAAGACGGGTATTAGCTGGCGTTTTTACCCGTACAGAATTTCGTGATCCAGAATTACATGATGCTCAGGTCACGGTAACTGAGGTTCGTACGTCGCCTGATTTTCGACATGCAACTGTTTTTGTCTCACGTCTGGGGCGCAGTGATATTGAGGCTATATTACCGGCTCTAAAGAGGGTAGCTCCGTTTTTGCGCACGGCTCTATCTCGTGCCTTAAGGCTTCGTATTGTGCCGGAACTTCATTTTCAGCCTGATACCTCTTTAGATCATGCTATGGAAATTGAAACACTTATTCGTTCTCCTGCTGTGCAGCGTGACCTAAAAGACGAGCCTTTAGAGCAAGAGGATTAATCGCTCCTTATGGCACGCAAAAGTGGGCGCGAAATCAATGGCTGGCTTATATTAGACAAGCCTCTTGGCCCTACATCTACTTATATGGTCAATAAGCTGATCCGTCTTTTTGATGCAAAAAAGGCGGGTCACGGCGGCACTCTTGATCCTTTAGCCTCGGGTGTTTTACCTATTGCTTTTGGAAAAGCCACTGCGACAATTCCTTATATTATGGATGCGACAAAGCGCTATCGCTTTACGCTTACTTTCGGGGAAAGTCGCACCACTGATGATTGTGAGGGCGAGCCTCTTGCTTTTTCGGACCATAGACCAACAAATGATGAAATAAGAGCTGCCCTGCCGCAATTTTGCGGTAACGTGATGCAGGTTCCTCCTGTTTTCTCTGCTTTGAGGGTAGGGGGCAAAAGAGCCTATGATTTAGCACGTGCCGGAAAACCGCCCGAATTGCCACCTCGGCCAGCACGTATCGATTCGGTCACACTTATTGAGCGTCCTGATCCCGATAAGGCTATTTTTGAAGTACAGTCAGGAAAAGGCGTTTATATGCGCTCTTTAGCGCGTGATATTGCTCTGGCTTGTGGCACAGTCGGGCATATCAGCGTCTTACGGCGCTTACAATGTGGGCCTTTTGATTTGTCTCATTCTCAAAGCATTGATGAGATAGTACTAGACAAAACGTGCGAAACTAGAGACAAGTCACAGACTCTTCCAGTTCCTCTGTTGGAAGTTGCAACCGCGCTGGTCGACATCCCGGCGTTGGCTGTGACTAAAGCTGAGGGAAAAGCTTTAATTTGCGGGCAGGCAGTCAATGCCTCTTCGTGGAAAGAAGCTTCTTTGCAGGACCACGAAGCGAATCCTTTGTGGCGTGTAACTGTGGAAGGACACGTTATCGGCCTTTGTCGCTTTAAAGAGGGGCAGCTCAAGGCCGTACGTATGCTTGAAAACCATTTATTTTTTGGAGAAAATGATGTCGATTACACCTGAACGCCGCACGGAATTGATCGCTGAATACCGTCTTACTCAAGATGATACAGGCTCACCAGAAGTGCAGGTTGCTTTGTTGACAGAGCGTATTGTGAACCTCACAGAGCATCTTAAAACACATGCAAAAGACTTCCACTCACGTCGTGGTCTTTTGATGCTGGTTGGCCGTCGTCGTGGTTTGCTGGATTATTTGAAGCGTAAAAGTCAGGATCGTTATCAGACCCTGATTGAACGCCTCGGTCTACGCCGCTAAGGTTTTATAATCGGAGGGCTTACGGGCTCTCCGGTTTTTATAATGATTATGGAGAGAGGCAAAAGGTACAGTGATCGGTTAGCGTTTCAGGCCACATGGTGTCGTAACGGAGTGATGAATCCGTTTTCCCCGCCATGCCGTCCGAAACGCTGCTCACTATCTTTGTGCACTCTGTAGTCGGAAATTTAGCTCGAAAGGAAAGAGCATGTTTGATTATTTCCGCAAAGAAATTGAGTGGGCTGGTCGCCCTCTAATTTTGGAAACAGGAAAAATTGCCCGTCAGGCTGATGGCGCCGTTATGGTCACTTATGGTGATACGGTCGTCCTTTGTACAGCTGTTGGCGCTAAAACTGTCAAAGCAGGGCAGGATTTTTTCCCACTTACAGTTACGTACCAAGAAAAAGCTTACGCAGCTGGCAAAATTCCAGGTGGGTTTTTCAAAAGAGAAGGTCGCCCTTCAGAAGCTGAAATTCTTAATTCGCGTCTGATTGATAGACCTATCCGTCCGTTATTTCCAGAAAACTTCTTAAATGAAGTTCAGGTCGTGGCAACCGTACTGAGCCATGACATGGAAAATGACCCTGCTATTGCAGCCATGATTGGGTGCTCAGCAGCCCTGACACTTTCTGGTATTCCATTCTTTGGCCCTATTGCAGGTGTACGCGTTGGCCAAATTAATGGAGAATTTGTCCTTAACCCGACTATTTCTGAGGTTAAAGAAAGTGAGCTAGATCTCGTCGTTGCAGGTACGTCCGAGGGCGTGCTTATGGTCGAGTCAGAAGCTCAGGAACTTTCAGAAGAGCGTATGCTTGAGGCTGTGATATTTGGTCATACAGGTTTCCAACCTGTTATTGATGCCATTATATCATTGGCTGAGTGCGCAGCTCGTGCCCCATGGCCCCTACCAGAAACGACAAAAGAAGAAGTCAGTCTGCGTAAACGGGTTGAGAAAGTCGGCAATAAGATCATGGTTGAGGCGTATAAAGAACGCCGCAAACAAGCTCGTGTCGAGAAGGTGGGTGAAGCAAGAGAGCGCATTGCCCAGATTCTTGAAGAAGAAGGTTTTGATCTAGAGCTTGCTAAGCCAATGATCAAAGATCTTGAAGCTCAGGTGGTTCGGGGGTCTATCCTCAAAACAGGCATTCGCATTGATGGCCGTGATCTGACGACAGTACGTCCTATCGTTGCCGAAGTTGGTTTGCTGCCCCGTACACATGGTTCTGCTCTGTTTACACGTGGCGAGACACAAGCCCTGGTTGTTGGGACATTAGGCACAGGCCAGGATGAGCAAGTTATTGATGCGCTGGAAGGTGAATATCGTTCACGCTTCATGCTACATTATAATTTCCCTCCTTATTCTGTAGGTGAATGTGGACGTATGGGCTCACCAGGCCGCCGCGAAATTGGCCATGGTAAGCTAGCATGGCGTGCTATTAACCCACTCATGCCTTCTAAAGAAGCATTTCCCTACAGCATTCGCGTTGTTTCGGAAATTACAGAGAGCAACGGTTCTTCTTCTATGGCAACGGTTTGTGGCACATCACTAGCTCTTATGGATGCTGGTGTGCCAATGCCGCGCCCTGTGGCTGGTATTGCCATGGGTCTGATCAAAGAAGAGCGTGGATATGCTATTTTAACCGATATTCTGGGTGATGAAGATCATCTTGGGGATATGGACTTTAAAGTAGCGGGTACGACTGATGGTATCACCGCTTTGCAGATGGATATTAAAATTACATCCATCACACCTGAGATTATGAAAATTGCTCTTGAGCAGGCACGCGAAGGCCGCATTCATATTCTTGGTGAAATGGCAAAAGCTCTACCTGAAGTCCGTTCTGATGTGTCTAACAACGCTCCTAAAATCATGACAATGAGCGTTCCTCAGGAGAAGATTCGCGATGTGATCGGCTCCGGTGGTAAAGTTATTCGTGAGATTGTTGAATATTCAGGTGCTAAGATCGATATTGGTGATGATGGTACAATTACGATCGCTGCCAATAATGATGAACAGGCTCAAAAGGCTGTAAGTCGCATTGAATCTATTGTTGCTGAACCAGAAATTGGCCGTATCTATGATGGTAAGGTCGTTAAAACAGCCGATTTCGGCGCGTTTGTAAACTTCCTTGGCCCTCGCGATGGTTTGGTGCATATTTCTGAATTAGCAGCAGGTCGCGTTGCCAGAACAACAGATGTTGTAAAGCAGGGGGATCAGGTTAAGGTGAAAGTGATCGGTTTTGACGATCGTGGAAAAGTAAAATTATCCATGAGGGTAGTCGATCAACAAACTGGTACCGATATAACAGAGTCAGTTGGTGAGAAAGCGGGTCGCCCTCGTCGTGATGCCGAATAAATCAACTGATAGACAAGAGCAGGGGATATGTTTTATCCCCTTAGGATTACGAGACTAAATACGGAGATACCAGGCCTCTATGAAGTCGATTAACACCATCCGTTTTTCCGGCCAGGAGGTATTACCTCTGGTCGAAGGTGGTAAAGGTGTCTCCGTATCTACGGGGGTGTCGGCCGGGCATTGGGCAGCGGCAGGGGGCATAGGTACGCTTTCTGCTGTCAATGCTGACAGTTATGATGAGCAAGGACGCATCATACCACAAATTTATCATGGTCGTACACGTCGTGAACGCCAGGAAGAGCTTGTGCGCTATGCTATTAAAGGTGGCATAGCCCAGGCGAAAATTGCCCATGACATTTCAGGTGGTAAAGGGCGAATACACGCTAACTTTATGTGGGAAATGGGCGCCGCTGAGGAAGTCATTTCAGGCATATTGGAGGGCGCTCCTGGCCTTATACATGGTTTAACCTGCGGTGCGGGAATGCCATATCGCTTAAGTGAGATTGCTGCTCGTTTTGGGGTTCATTATTACCCGATAGTATCGTCTGGTCGGGCCTTTAATGCATTATGGCGCCGCTCTTTTTCACGTAATGCTGAGCTTTTAGGCGGCGTCGTCTATGAGGATCCCTGGCGTGCAGGGGGGCATAATGGACTTTCAAATACTGAAGATCCACGTCGGCCTGAAGATCCTCTACCACGTGTTATAGAATTAAGGCGCATTATGCGCGGCTATGGTTTGGGTGAGACCCCCATTATTATGGCCGGTGGCGTCTGGTGGCTAAGTGAATGGGAAGACTGGATTGACAATCCCGAGCTAGGACCGATTGGTTTCCAATTTGGTACAAGGCCACTCCTTACAAAAGAAAGTCCTATTCCAGATGCCTGGAAAAGACGTCTTCTTACTCTTAAAAAGGGTGACGTTTATTTAAACCGCTTTTCACCCACAGGGTTTTATTCCTCTGCGGTGAATAATGGTTTTATTCAGGAATTACGTCAGCGTTCTGAGCGCCAAGTTCCTTACAAAACGGCACCAGAAGCGCATTATGACCAAGCATGCGCTATCGGTGCGAGAGGGCGAGAGGTTTTCCTCACGCAAGAAGATCGTGAGCGCGTAATGCAGTGGGTGGAGGCTGGCTTTAGTGAAGCGCTTCGCACCCCAGATGAGACGCTTATTTTTGTTGAGCCTGAATGTGCCAGAGTGATTATTACGGATCAGGCAAACTGCATGGGCTGCCTGTCACAATGTAATTTCTCTAACTGGAGCCAAAAAGCGCCAAAATATACAACAGGACAGCGTGCCGATCCGCGCTCCTTTTGTATACAAAAAACGTTGCAGGCGGTCTCTCACCTTGATGAAATGACAGAACAAGATGCTGACTCATTTATGGATCAGAATCTCATGTTTGGAGGCACTACTGCGTGGCGTTTTGCACAGGATCCATTCTACGCAAATGGCCATGTTCCTACAGTTAAAGAGCTAGTAGAGCGCATTGTTAGTGGTCAGTAAGCTGGTCTATACTGTGTGATCTCTTAGTAAAAGGAGGCTTTTAGCCTCCTTTTTTTCT comes from Aristophania vespae and encodes:
- the rbfA gene encoding 30S ribosome-binding factor RbfA: MKKRSQYDFSGPVGEDPTGPSMRQRRVNEEVRRVLAGVFTRTEFRDPELHDAQVTVTEVRTSPDFRHATVFVSRLGRSDIEAILPALKRVAPFLRTALSRALRLRIVPELHFQPDTSLDHAMEIETLIRSPAVQRDLKDEPLEQED
- the truB gene encoding tRNA pseudouridine(55) synthase TruB, with product MARKSGREINGWLILDKPLGPTSTYMVNKLIRLFDAKKAGHGGTLDPLASGVLPIAFGKATATIPYIMDATKRYRFTLTFGESRTTDDCEGEPLAFSDHRPTNDEIRAALPQFCGNVMQVPPVFSALRVGGKRAYDLARAGKPPELPPRPARIDSVTLIERPDPDKAIFEVQSGKGVYMRSLARDIALACGTVGHISVLRRLQCGPFDLSHSQSIDEIVLDKTCETRDKSQTLPVPLLEVATALVDIPALAVTKAEGKALICGQAVNASSWKEASLQDHEANPLWRVTVEGHVIGLCRFKEGQLKAVRMLENHLFFGENDVDYT
- the rpsO gene encoding 30S ribosomal protein S15, giving the protein MSITPERRTELIAEYRLTQDDTGSPEVQVALLTERIVNLTEHLKTHAKDFHSRRGLLMLVGRRRGLLDYLKRKSQDRYQTLIERLGLRR
- the pnp gene encoding polyribonucleotide nucleotidyltransferase: MFDYFRKEIEWAGRPLILETGKIARQADGAVMVTYGDTVVLCTAVGAKTVKAGQDFFPLTVTYQEKAYAAGKIPGGFFKREGRPSEAEILNSRLIDRPIRPLFPENFLNEVQVVATVLSHDMENDPAIAAMIGCSAALTLSGIPFFGPIAGVRVGQINGEFVLNPTISEVKESELDLVVAGTSEGVLMVESEAQELSEERMLEAVIFGHTGFQPVIDAIISLAECAARAPWPLPETTKEEVSLRKRVEKVGNKIMVEAYKERRKQARVEKVGEARERIAQILEEEGFDLELAKPMIKDLEAQVVRGSILKTGIRIDGRDLTTVRPIVAEVGLLPRTHGSALFTRGETQALVVGTLGTGQDEQVIDALEGEYRSRFMLHYNFPPYSVGECGRMGSPGRREIGHGKLAWRAINPLMPSKEAFPYSIRVVSEITESNGSSSMATVCGTSLALMDAGVPMPRPVAGIAMGLIKEERGYAILTDILGDEDHLGDMDFKVAGTTDGITALQMDIKITSITPEIMKIALEQAREGRIHILGEMAKALPEVRSDVSNNAPKIMTMSVPQEKIRDVIGSGGKVIREIVEYSGAKIDIGDDGTITIAANNDEQAQKAVSRIESIVAEPEIGRIYDGKVVKTADFGAFVNFLGPRDGLVHISELAAGRVARTTDVVKQGDQVKVKVIGFDDRGKVKLSMRVVDQQTGTDITESVGEKAGRPRRDAE
- a CDS encoding NAD(P)H-dependent flavin oxidoreductase, yielding MKSINTIRFSGQEVLPLVEGGKGVSVSTGVSAGHWAAAGGIGTLSAVNADSYDEQGRIIPQIYHGRTRRERQEELVRYAIKGGIAQAKIAHDISGGKGRIHANFMWEMGAAEEVISGILEGAPGLIHGLTCGAGMPYRLSEIAARFGVHYYPIVSSGRAFNALWRRSFSRNAELLGGVVYEDPWRAGGHNGLSNTEDPRRPEDPLPRVIELRRIMRGYGLGETPIIMAGGVWWLSEWEDWIDNPELGPIGFQFGTRPLLTKESPIPDAWKRRLLTLKKGDVYLNRFSPTGFYSSAVNNGFIQELRQRSERQVPYKTAPEAHYDQACAIGARGREVFLTQEDRERVMQWVEAGFSEALRTPDETLIFVEPECARVIITDQANCMGCLSQCNFSNWSQKAPKYTTGQRADPRSFCIQKTLQAVSHLDEMTEQDADSFMDQNLMFGGTTAWRFAQDPFYANGHVPTVKELVERIVSGQ